In Rhineura floridana isolate rRhiFlo1 chromosome 4, rRhiFlo1.hap2, whole genome shotgun sequence, the sequence AATTATTGGAGCTGTCAATTCTGACAGGACAAGTGGCTTATTGAGTAGGAAGGGATGTCTGAAATTAAACCCAACCACCACCATCAAAAAAAAGATATATACTGTTGGAGTTAATAATATGACAGTGAGTACAAGAGTAATAGCAGTACTCACTcactggacacacacacacacacacacacacacacacagtgtaccATTTTGTGCACATGGTACCACAGTCAGAAGGCTATGCAGAGAAGTCTTATAGGCAAGCAAGGAGGAACTAGAGCTCAAGTTTTATGTTGCATTCACATCATGCACTTTAAGCACacttataccattttaacagtcatggcttcccccaaagaatcctgtcatttacccctcacagaggtacaattcccagcacccttaacaaacctaCAGCACCCTACAGTTCCCCCAGGATTCTATGGTGGGAACCATGACAGTTAACGGGGTATAAGCATGcttttaaatacatggtgtggatgtgaccttagagcacatgctttgaatgcagaaggccccacatCCAACCCTTCACATCTCCAGTTAAACAAAGATGTCAAGTAGCACAATCTGGGGTCCTtgaagagccactgtcagtcagagcAGATGGCATCAGACAAGATGGACCAAAGCTATGACTCTGGAAAGCGGCTTTGCGTGTTTCTACACTGGATGACTCTTCTTGTGCCAATCTTTCCTCCTGCTGAAAACTCTAATGACAATACTTCACTCGACCATGCAACCCTCAGATTTCACAGAAACGTTGAAACTTTAGTCATATGTAGTTCTTTGAAGAAGGAAAGTACTAGATGTTTCAAATGTCTATCAGAAGATTTAGAGATGACAGCAGCCACCATCcatttataaaaaaagaaaaagggacaaCAGCAACTAGAAACATACGCGTGCCATTTACCAAAAGGAGCTACTCCCTATGGAAGTGACAGCAAGGAACCTTTCAGATACTCATCTAGTTAAACCCACTGACTGCTTGAGAGAATGCAAGAGAGCTTGCACATATAGCAGCTGAAAGGATTTTGTTTCCGACCTTTTATTACTCTCCCAATCTTTTGATCTAGTTTTGCAGTTCATTTATATTTGGGAGATTTGTCCAATGAATTGCCAACTAGATTAGTACTGTCAAGAAGCCAGAATGTGTAGATCATATGCAAGGTTCAGAACTGGACTTATGCAATGCAGTCTTGGGCTGGTTCTCTCACTGGACAGTGATATTGCAAAACTGATCGACACAGTGGCCCGGGATGCTTTTTTGGCATTGGTTATCTTGATTCAGGACACGGAGTGAGACCATTTTACCCACTGCAGTCCCTTTCAGCTCCATGATTCTATGAGCACTTTAAGGGAAGTTTAGTTAGATTATCAGTGTTGCCACCAGTCAACACAATACTACCACTTTAAACTATAATACaaccttctttaaaaaagaagaaccACTCAACTGTAAGGAATGCCAACACTAACTTTGATGGGTGTTCCTGTATCATGAAATAGGTGCAACTTCTACTATCAATGCAGGACAATGTGGATTGAGAGACACCAACTGGTCACTTCACAGATCAATGTGGATTTGAACCTCAATCTCCCTAGTCCTACACTCCAATCACTAGCTCTCTGCACAATGACAGAAGAAGATGCACCTCCAAGCCTGCTATTAAGATGCTGCGGCCCAACTTGGCTATTTTTTCATCTATTTTCTTAGCACAGCCATGAAGTAATCGGGCAGTTTTGCAAACACATGCAGTTGATGCATCCACATTCATTTATATGTGCAAACTGACAGCAACCAGTTTCTTGCTCTGAAAAAGGTGGTGCCAGGAAAAATGTGCAAGTTTAGGATCCACAATATGGTGACCCACAATCCAAAGAGGACCTTTAATTGATCATGTCATTGTTTTGTATATTATAAAGTTATTTTGAATACTGTACATATGACTCATAAATTGGGTTTTCAAAGAGAAATTCCCCTTTCTTCAAAGAAGCCAATGGAGGGGGTCGCGTTCCAGCTTGACAAATTCAGACTTAGTTTTTAAAGAAGCTGATGCCTGTCATATCGTCCCACAAATCACCTCCAACATGAGTCATCAAAAAACCCACAGAAGGGCTTCCGTGAAAACAACAAAGAGAGTGCAATGCTCAGTTTAAAACATTGCACTAGACTGTAGAAACACAGTAATTCCCGTTATATTGCAATGCCTTTTGGAATTGAAAGCAGCATTCTGGAAGTTGCCAACCTCTTCCTTTTGAAAGTACAAAGCaaaagaacaaacaaaacaacCAACCCACTCCATCTGACATTTCCTACCCGACTCAAGAACAAGTGGAGCCCATTCATCCTGGTTGTCCGTAAGATGTACATCACTGAGAGTCCGTGTTCTACCAGAAATAACTCAAGTGCAAATACCACATGCCATCAGGGGCTTAGGAAGCCTGTAGCCATTGTGAGTACTGTTTCTAGGAACAGCAAATCTGGCAGATACCTAAACCTGAAGCAAAGGCAGTGGCTGCTCTTGAACCCCACTGAGGTTTTTTTTTCAACAGAGAGAATCACAGATAAGCTAACACATGTATTTTCTCCTCAGCAGTGCGAGTCATCTCCTCTGCCTTTTTCTTGACTAATGGGAGACCACAAATACCAAGATACCTTCTCTATGGCTTCTGGCTTGGGGTGGTGTGCTGGGGATTTTATATTTTGGTGTTAAAGGCATGCCCTAAGGGCATCTAGCATCATCATTGTCACTTAGCCTTACAAGGTCCCTTCTTTGATCTGTTGAATGAAGAGGTTCCTTTCGTCTTCTGGTGTCCTCCCATTCTGGGCTCGGACGATGCACGTGGGCCTGTGCAGATTGAGCATGTAGATCAAATGCTGCTTCTCATTCTTCAACTCCTCAATCTGAGCCTTCAGTTCTGCATTTATGGTTTCCAACTTTTCAGATTCCTAGTCATAGTAGAAGAGtgtaaatataaaaatgaaagttctgaaccattaaaaaaacacaacttgaTCTGACAATGTTGCTTTATTTAACTCTTATAACCTTTCTAGTGAGCAGTTTatatcttgggggggggaaactattACATATGATTAGGGATGCAAACTTTGCTACGTTAATCATGAGGtagggaactggtggccctccagaagttgttggacaagatcccaccagcctcagctagcataacCAAAGGTCAAAGATGACCTTTGTACTTTGTactttgtagtccagcaacatcaggagagccacaagtttcccatccctgagttAAGTCAAGGGCAGGGAATTATGAAAATGTCATCTGTCCATACACAGTGGTCATCTGCTGATGTTCTCCTCTGGGAACCTCCATTGTCATGCAGAGCTCCTCCTACAGAACTCTCTCCCAGGGAGACATGGGTAACTCCCACCTTATTAACTCTGGGGCACCATTCAAAAACCTAATTATTCTCCCAGGAGTTTAGCTCCTTTTAAGGGTATCtgattttcctgctctttttaaCCATTATTTTTAACCATAGTAACTCATCTGTTTAATCAGGGAGTTGGGGAAAACAGAGAGGTAAAGAAAAGCCAGGTGGCTTGTTCCTCTACAACATTTTGATTGCATAGTAGAAAATCCTACATAGCTGGGATACGGAACaggcagcccttcagatgttgctggactccatctcccatcagccccagccagcattgccaatggtcagggatgatggcagttgtagcgaCTATGAACATGCAAAGAGCTGCATTTTGATTCATAATTCTCAAGGGACAAAATATTTGCAGTTAATACAGATTTATTGCCAGAGGGTTGAAACTTTTAACAAGTAAAGCTGCCAAACCTGCCTTTATGCATGACACTTCGCAGAATTCAATAGGCAAGGAGGTTCCAATCAaaatgcagtccaacaacatttggtgagccacagggtccccatccctgacaGCGAAGTGGTACAATTTAGAAAGCTTTTAGTGAAAAATTAAAACTTTCTCACCAAATAACTGGTGGGCTGAGaagaaaaaagaacagagatgggATCCTAGGAGAGTTGGGAATATCTAAATCACACTGaaagcaaaaaaacaaacccatGGCTTAAACCAAGTGTGggtaacctttggctctccagatattgctgaactacaattcccatcagcctcagcaaccatgaacaatggccagggatgatgagagttgtagttcagcaatatctggagggccaaaggttcaccacacctggcttaaacattgggttgtatccaagaacacctccttccctacagaccctcttgggtgttaagatcagcaagaGGGGGCCATTTTGGTAGTTCCAGccccctcagaagcttgggggtggtggcctgggagagggcacagTCTGTAGCAGCCCCCAAGCTGTTGAACTTCCTCTCCACTGAGGTGTggctggcaacttcactgtatgggtttaggcaaatgctgaagacacacctctttaccctggcctttgacacctgagatgtatatttttaggacccactctattttgtgattttaggttgtttccaATGGTCTTTAATGCCATATTTGAACATTGTTGTAACTCAccttgggacctctgggtgaagggcaggtaataaatgttgttgttgttgttattattatagtaataataataataataatagtcatgcTCTGAGCAGATCCATTGCAATGAATGAAATCAACGGGTCTACTCTCAGTTGGATACTACCCATAGCTAACACGCATCGATCCTCAGTAGCTCAACCAAGATTATATTTACAGTGCAGTATAAAAGTCTACTCAGACTTACACCCAAGTTACGCGTGTATAGGATGTCAGACCTAATGAACAGTGCAATGCAGAAAAATGCAGAGCCACTCATGTAGGCAGTTTTAGCTGAAAGACCTTTTCTATTCTCCCCTATCTTGTCTTCTGTGCCCCGATACCAGTTAACTCACTTTCTGCAGGCATtctgttttttccttctttttgtttCGACACTTTGCTGCTGCAATCTTGTTCCTTTCCCTCCGTCTCCTTTTCCTTTCATCTTCTCCAGGTGCACACTAGCAGAATTCATAGAGAACGGTCAGTTGGTTGACTTCGGGTGCTTCCAGATAGaggctgaacataagaagagcctattggatcaagccaatggcccatctagtccagcatcctgttggccaaccagatgcccgtgggaagcccataagcaggacctgcgtgaaagagcactcttcccttctgcagtttccagcaactggaattcagaagcataccgcctccaactgtggaggaagagcatagccatcgtggccagtagacactgatagccttctcctccatgaatttgtctaatcctcttttaaagccatcactgcctcttgtaggaatGAACTGCATAGTAAGTCCCATGGAATCattagacatatataggattgagCTCATGAGTTACAATTCCACGCACATTTCGGAGTAGAAACAACTGAAACTAGTGCAATTCACTTCTAattaaaacatgcataggattaggaatgtgctcttttatttattatttgatttatatcccgcccttcctcccagcaggagcccaggacggcaaacagaaacgctaaaaacactttaaaacatcataaaaaaaccttaaaatagattaaaacaaaacaacgttaaaaacatttttttaaagtttctaaaaaatctttaaaaacaaaagaaggtttaataacatattattaaagaaaacatattaaaagcattctaacacagactcagactgggataggtctcaacttaaaaggcttggtgaaacaggaaagtcttcaataggcaccgaaaagagaacagagatggcagctgcctaatatttaaggggagggaattccacagggtaggtcccgccacactaaaggtccgtttcctatattgtgcagaacgaacctcctgataagatggaatctgcaagaggccctcacctgcagagcgcagtgatcaactgggtatacaaggaTACACAGGAATTGGAACACAGGAATTGCCTTGGTGCAGCAGACCAAGGTCCACATAGTCTGACATGCTATTCTAACATAATAATGGAAGaattgctttgctggatcagatcaagagcacctactttgcacacagaaggtcctaggttcaatccccagcatctccaggtagtactGGGGACAACTTGTGTTTGAAATccgggagagctgctgtcagtcaatgtAGGAAACTCTGAGCAaaatagaccaatggcctgatctgagataaggcagcttcctatgtaagctTTCCCCTGATGTTAGAGTCAAAAGCCCAACTTGATTCcactagaagttgggcatttatgGTCACCTGCCCCGTGCTGTGGAATTATACTCTTCCATCAGATATTCAGCAGGCATCATTGCTACTAACCTCCAGGCATCTCTTGAGGGCCACTTTATGCCAGGAGAGTGTTTGCCCATCTAGCTGAGCATATGACACGTGGCAACTCTCTAGAATCTCAGGCAGACACCCTTGACCATCGCCAGCcacctgatcctttttttaaacttGGAAATCTAGGGATTGAACTGTgagcttcagcatgcaaagcatgaacTCTGCTACTGAGTTACAGTCCTTTCTCAAGAACACACGATTCAGATGTGGATCCAGTATGCAGCAAGACTATATGTGCCTTTCATGAGGCCACTTTCATTCCAACACATTTAGATCACTGACTGCAATGGGGAAAAAAATATTACTGCAGACAACTATCTTATCTATAATAAGCTATCTTACTGAAAAGTTATTGAACAATTATATGCtgcttttagggtttttttttatattctcccttttttaaaaaaagaatgctgTTATTGAAtaagaatttaaaataaaataaaaatgtcgtACCTCTGCTTTCAAAACAGACATTTCACCAGGTCTATCAGAAACCATTACTGTGTCCAATGTGGAGGACATCCTATGTGAATGGCGCTTATGCTGGATGGCAAATCTTAACTCTTCTTTCACTAAAGGAGTTAGATTTGTGAAGTCTTCAAAACCCAGAGATACTACAGGAGAGAGGCAGGGAACCATTGCAGAGGCACTGACTTCTGAAGCAGACACCTGACCTGGGTGTTGGAGCATCATTTtgctgaaaaaaagaaagaacaagaaTTAGTCTTCCTGAATTGATCAGGACAAAAAAGTGTTCGTCAGAAGACAGCTAATTCTCAATTATGGCCTGATTCAGAAAATATGACCTTTGGTCATGGAATAACAGCAACTCTGTGCCATGACACATGGTAACATATTGATAGAATGATTGCTTATATGGGTTGTACTCAACTAAGtaatactcagagtaggcccactgaaatcaatagacataAATGAATCATGTCTATGAAAAAACTTCAACGGATCTACTTTGGGTAttggcttagttggatacaactctctctctgcggaaatggaaatggactcccttcaagtcgatcccggcttatggctaccctatgaatagggttttcatggtaagcagtgttcagagggggtttaccattgcctccctctgaggctagtcctccccagctggctacagcctgctcaacttgccaaagctgcacatgccagccccttccttgtccacaactgccagctggggggcaactgggctccttaggaatatacagcttgcccacggctgcacctgtggcagggcatgtaacccgagtcactcactgtgggggtgatctttagctggtcttttacacccaggagacacaagtggagatttgaactcacagactctggactcgcagccaggctctcctccccactgtgctatacgagCTGTTACACAGACAAATCATTAgatttaagaacgtaagaagagcctgctggatcaggccaatggcccttctagtccagcatcctattctcacagtggccaaccagaagcctatgggaagcctgcaaacaggacctgagcgcaagagcactctcctgtcctgcaactggtattcagaagcataccacctccgacgatggaggcagagcacagccatcatggctaagagCCACTgagagctttatcctccatgaatttgtctaatcctcttttaaagccatccaagttggtggccatcactgttgcCTATGGGAACGAATGTAATAGTTTAACCATGtgatgcatgaagaagtactttcttttgtctgtcctgaatcttccagcatttggCTTTACTGGATattatgagttctagtgttatcagagagggagaaaaacttttctttatctactttctccataccatgcataattttatacacttctatcatgttgcctctgactcaccttttcccaaaactaaaaagcccaaaatgctgcagcctttcctcatcgggtagtcgctccatccccttaatcattttggttgcccttttgtgaacctttccagctctacaatatcctttttgagatgagatgaCCAGtattgtacatagtattccaaatgcggccacaccatagataaGGGCATATGATTTGcagtttattttcagtacctttcctaatgattcctagcatggaatttgcctttttcacagccccCGCATActggtttatatcccacttttcctcgaAGAAGGTCCAGAtaacatacatggttctccccttccctgttttatcctcacaacaaccctgtgatgtaggttaggctgagataagGTGACTGGTCTAAGCTCCAGGGTCACCCAGTAagattcatgactgagtggggatttgaacccagatctctcaGACCctagtctaaccactacatctcACTGGCTTCATACATatttatacacatatacacaaagTCCCCTTGATGTTCAATTTAAATGCAACTAGAAACTGAAGATATACTGAAGCTCAACAGAAAGCAATTTAATATATAAGATTGTGTCCAATGGCAGCTTTCAATACTGCTGGCTGAGTGATTTATAACCAAACAGGTAGTGTGAGAAGCAACACACTGAAAGAAGCAACACAAGTTACACTAGATTTGGTACAATAATTGCACTACAGTTTGAACTGGGCCACCTGTGCTGATTAATTAATCTTGTAATGTTATGTTTAGACTAGTAGGGATCGGCCTAGAGACTGGCCCAGTGCTTGTGCAGCTTATGTATTCCAGATATACTAAACTGGTTAACCCAGCACTCAAGAAATCTCTCATCTGGAAAGAACGTGACTCATCATTCACACATACAGCTGCATGTGCATCCAGCCGGTTCTTGAAGCTATATTGTGCGAATCAGATTCACGCAATGTGGTTAACTGGTCATCCATATATTGTCACCTTCTGAAATCAATCCACTCCATCACTCTTTATTGGAATGATCAGTGACAGTGTGTTCAAATGAACACAAGATTTGCTTCCTGGGAAGCCTCATTTTCTTAGAGGAAGCAACAAAAGTCTGCAAAATCTTATTACAGCAAAATCAGTTTACAGTTTGCTTCACAATAGATAAGCTAATTACTACCTTTGGGCATTTGTGTACATAAATGAAGCCATCACGCTGTCAGACTAGTTTTGACTTATGCCGTCTCTATTGTAATTACAGCTTCAGGTAATGGCTGGAGTTAGACAAGCTTCATTATGGTCATGCACACCAGCATAAGTTGCACCCTTTTGCACTACTAGTATATTGCAGAGCAAGAAAACAAAGATCTGAAGATGCTGCGTTCCCAGCCTAGAATGCCTGTGTTCTGGTACCACAAAACTTGTCATTGCCTTATCTCTTCAGGAATCTAAGCCTGTGTCACACCTGTCAAATGTCCTGCACAGAAAGGACCTCTGTGTAGGAATGCAAACCCCACACATAGACCAGGGTCGGGAACCTTTTttatcccaagggccacattccattgcggccaatcttccaggggccacatgccagtggtgggtggagccagagacaaatgTACAGTAGGCCACTGTCTTCAACATTGGttccccatatgttgttggactacaactcccatcatccttggccattggctaagctggctggggttgatgggagttatagtccaacaacatctgagagtccaaagttgaagaacaatgGAGTAGACTATGTTCCAGCCATGGAAAGGTCAGTGGTTTCTACATACACGCACAGCTCTCCAACCAGGCATAGAAGGgtgcattatcacagttcaaggccaCATACCAGCCAGGCTATGGAATGCTGTAAAAGAaacaggggtgccacagcatctgattgtcctgatgctcaacctatactctggacaagaggctgctgtaaggtcAAAAtatggaaagggtatgagacaggggtgtattttatcaccctatttatttaatctatacgcagaacatattatacagaaagtgggattggaccaagatgaaggaggtgtgaaaattggagggagaaatattaataatttaagatatgcagacaataccataatactagcagaaaccagtaatgatttgaaacgaatgctgatgaaagttaaagaggaaagcacaaaagcaggactacagctgaatgtcaaaaagactaaagtaatgacaacagaagatttatgtaactttaaagttgacaatgaggacattgaacttgtcaaggattatcaatatcttggcacagccattaaccaaaatggagacaatagtcaagaaatcaggagaaggctaggactgggcatctgtgagagaactagaaaaaagtcctgaaatgcaaagatgtattactgaacactaaagtcaggatcattcaggccatggtattcctgttctctatgtatggatatgaaagttggacagtgaaaaaagcggataagagaaaaatcaactcatttgaaatgtgatgttggaagagagctttgtggataccatggactacgaaaaagataaataattgggtcatGGAACAAgtttaaccagaactatcagtagaagctaaaatgatgaaactggcgAAACGCTGGCGAAagtagaaaggagtagaaaaagaagaaggccaaacaagagatggattgattccataaaggaagccacagacctgaacttacaagatctgaatggggtggttcatgacagatccggttggaggtcactgattcatagggtcgccataagttgtagttgacttgaaggtacataacaacaacaacaaaccagccagacaaaaatacttgaagagggtgcagagcagggctgggtaGGAGTTTGGACTGAAGAGGGGCATGATCTaatggccagacagagaggctgggaGGGCCATATTCAGCCGTCAGGTTGAAGTTCCCCCAGCCCTGATATGAATTGTGAGTTGTCGTCAACTAAGcttttctcagagtagaccctttgaaattaatggacccataTTAATcaagcccattcatttcagtgagtctgcgctgtgtaaaacttagttggctacaaccctgttAAATTCGCTGGTCATGCACACGTTTTGCTACATGTACATACACACAGTTTACATGCACTGGAAACCTTGGCTAGTTGCAACAGCAAAATACATGCATTTGGCAATCTACCCTAAGGGTTTTATATTTATTCTGAAACAGAAGTAAGGGTGTTATGATGTGCAAAGTGAACCCCAGACAATATGATAAGAGCAGAAAACCAAAATGTTCTTGACCTCATTATCAAAGCGAAGATTTCCTGGAATTGTTTGTTATTTCCAGAGACCTTGAGAAACTTATGTAATTTTGCAGAAATCCCCTGGTCATGAGTCACACCTCAAAATGCTGATATCTTTTAATCCACCTAAGAGGTAGAAGATACTCCAGTCAAACTGAGTCAACAAAAAGGCCTTCAATTTCAAGGTTTATCATTTCATTTCAG encodes:
- the ATF3 gene encoding cyclic AMP-dependent transcription factor ATF-3 produces the protein MMLQHPGQVSASEVSASAMVPCLSPVVSLGFEDFTNLTPLVKEELRFAIQHKRHSHRMSSTLDTVMVSDRPGEMSVLKAECAPGEDERKRRRRERNKIAAAKCRNKKKEKTECLQKESEKLETINAELKAQIEELKNEKQHLIYMLNLHRPTCIVRAQNGRTPEDERNLFIQQIKEGTL